Sequence from the Verrucomicrobiales bacterium genome:
GACCGGATTCGATGCCGCGGGGGATGTATGGATCAACGATCCCGATACGACATATCCTTTGATGCCGCATCGGCCCGTGAACCGCTTGCATCCGCGTCGAGCCGTGGAGGCGGCCTGGGCGACCTCGCATCGGACGGCCTATCTGATTCAACCGGAAACTGCGCGCTCGCAGCCGACGAAGCGGCCCGATGTCTCTCACTAAGGCACGAAGCTCACGAAGGTAGAGAAAGTTCTCACCGTGGTATGGAACGGCCCGAACCCGCGGGTTCACAGAAATTGGCCGGGGGTGCTGTCACCCCCGGAACAGTTAGGAATCAGGAGCATCGCGCAGCGATGCCACCGGCCTCTGAAGCCTGCGTCAACCCTGCTCAAAGCACCGGATCCGTCCGTCACTTCTTCAGCAGCATGCTGAGCAGGCTGCCTGCGGCGCTGATGGCTCCCCACAGCACCAAGTCCTCGACGTCACTGCCCCCCGAGTAGGTTGATGGGACGTGCCGGTTATCTTCCCGAGCTCGTATCAAGCGCTGGCGTTCCCGCTCGAGGTGCTCCACTTCTGCCGCCCGGCTGCGTTCCAGGCCTCCGGAGTGAATGAATCGAACGATTCGTTGCAGCTCCAGGTGGTCAAACCAGGTTCCGTGTCCGCCGCAGACATCGACGACGACGCCCGAGCAGCGGGCGAAATTGACCCGGTTCATATGGTTTGTACAGCTCGGGCACTTGCGATAGCGCACCTTCGTTGAGGGTAAGCCTACCGGCGATTCTTCGGCCCGAGACGCATCCCCCAACACGGCTGACTGGCTGCCGGCGTCTCGGCACACCTGGGCGAAGGTCGCGCTATCCAGCCAGATTCCGTGGCAGTGGCCACATTGCTGGACTTGGAGTGGACCGATCTGACCTTCGAGCATGACCCGAGCACACTCAGGACAGGGGAGATTGCCCGGACGAGGTTGCCATTGGAACGCCGACGTCCCGCATCCTGGACAGAACTTGGCATCAAGGAACATGAGGTCCAGGCATTTAGGGCAAGCCACGGTGGCCAATGCTCCCCCGCAATGGCTGCACTTGGCCGCCCCGTTGCTGACGAGAGCACCACAAGACGGGCAGCGAAGGGTTTCGGCATCCATGGGTGCAGTTTATGACACAAAGCTGCGTTGGTGACCAGTGATGAGTGATGAGTTGACCATCACTCATTTCGGCCCGGGGGTGGCACGCCCTTCGGGGTGCGGCGGAAGGGGAAACGGGGATCCGGGGATCTGCGATCGCCCGGCTAATCTCTGGGAACCCTGCAGGTTCCGGGAACCCAATGGAAACTGAGCAATTGCGAGTGACGAGTGATGAGTGATGAGTGAGGAGTGATGAGTGAGGAGTGATGAGTGAGGAGTGAGGAGTGAGGAGTGAGGAGTGAGGAGTGAGGAGTGAGGAGTGAGGAGTGAGGAGTGATGAGTGATCCACCTACCACCTACCACCTACCACCTAACCACCGACTTCTCTATTCATTTGGCCTTGAGCCGATCCTATCGTAGGTTAGGAGCGATGCGTTGGTTGAGCCTGATGCTGTCCAGAGTGGCCCTCCTGCTTTTGTTTCAGGAAGCGGGCTCGCCGGCAGCTGCCCCTGCTTTTCCCGCGTCATCTCACGCCCCGCTCACAAGTGCGA
This genomic interval carries:
- a CDS encoding zf-TFIIB domain-containing protein, with the protein product MDAETLRCPSCGALVSNGAAKCSHCGGALATVACPKCLDLMFLDAKFCPGCGTSAFQWQPRPGNLPCPECARVMLEGQIGPLQVQQCGHCHGIWLDSATFAQVCRDAGSQSAVLGDASRAEESPVGLPSTKVRYRKCPSCTNHMNRVNFARCSGVVVDVCGGHGTWFDHLELQRIVRFIHSGGLERSRAAEVEHLERERQRLIRAREDNRHVPSTYSGGSDVEDLVLWGAISAAGSLLSMLLKK